Part of the Thermoplasmata archaeon genome, TCATATTTGCTGCAATACTGGCTATACTTATTTTTATAGCATATTACTTCCAGGCTGGTACTAATGAAGCATGGAAAGTAGCATTGGGATTTGTGGTAGGAGCAACAGGCTCTGCGGTTGCAGGTTTAATAGGAATGAACATATCTGTTAGAACTAATGTAAGAACTGCTATAAGAGCAAAACAGGGTTTAAACCCAGCCCTAAAAATTGCATTCAGAGGTGGAAGCGTCACAGGTCTCAGCGTCGTTTCTTTGTCTTTGCTGGGATTGATAGTTTTTTATATATGGTACGGCAGTCCTCTTCTGATGGTAGGGTATATATTTGGTGCGTCCTTAATCAGCCTCTTTGCAAGAGTTGGTGGTGGAATTTTCACTAAAGGTGCTGATGTGGGAGCAGATCTTATAGGCAAGGTTGAGGTGGGAATACCTGAAGATGATCCTAGAAATCCAGCAGTTATTGCAGATAATGTAGGAGATAATGTAGGAGACTGCGCAGGCATGGGCGCGGACCTGTTCGAGACTTATGTGGTAACAGCAGTATCTTCAATGTTGCTCGCATTTCTAATAAGTGGGACATATGGTGGCATAAATATGAAGAGCAACGGTGTGCTATTTCCACTGGCAGTTGGAGGCGTAGCGATACTGGCTACTATCATCGGAACGTTCTTTATTAAAAAAGGAGAGAATCAGAGAATAATGATTGCTTTGTACAAAGGATTGATAGTAACAGTAATCATTTCAGCCATAGGATTTTACTTTATAGATTATACCTTGATGAACAGTAATATAGCCATATTCGTGGATACATTGATAGGTATAATCATAATGCTTATCATGGTATATGTATCTGAATACTACACTTCTGAACGATTTAAACCGGTTGCAAAAATAGCAAAAGCATCTACTACAGGAGCAGGAACAAATATTATTACAGGACTGGGCAATGGGCTTCAGGCTACATTTATTCCGGCTATAGTAATAGTAGCAGGTATAATAATTTCATATTCCATCACATACATGTCGTTCGGCAACTCAAGCGCAATGGGCTTATATGGTATTGCGGTTGCAACAGCAAGTCTTTTATCCGGCACGGGCATGATAATATCGATTGATTCTTACGGTCCTATCACCGACAATGCAGGCGGTATTGCTGAAATGGCAGGATTTGATGAAAAGACCAGAAACGAGGTTACAGATCCTTTAGATGCAGTTGGTAATACTACCAAAGCAGTAACAAAAGGATATGCGATAGGCAGTGCTGCGCTAGGAGCGTTGATATTATTTGCTGCATTCAAAACAATAGTTGCAAACTATGGTATTACATCATTTGAGATCGACAATCCACTTGTAGTTTCAGGGTTATTAATAGGTGCAATTTTACCATTCCTCTTTACATCATTTCTAATGAACGCTGTAGGAGAAGCAGCTTCTGCCATCGTAGTAGAGGTAAGGAGACAGTTTAAAGAGAAAAAAGGAATACTTGAAGGAACAGAAAAACCTGATTACGGCAAGGCAGTAGATATAGTTACAAAAGAAGCGTTGCACCAGCTAATTGTTCCAGCAATTATTGCAGTGTTATCTCCAATTTTTGTAGGATTCATACTTGGTCCGTTAGCACTAGGCGGTATGCTGTTAGGTGTTATATTATCCGGTTTCCCGCTCGCAATAATGATGACAGTAGGCGGTGGCGCATGGGATAACGCAAAGAAATACATAGAGAAAGGAAACTATGGTGGAAAAGGCTCTGATGCACACAAGGCTGCCGTTGTTGGAGATACTGTCGGTGATGCAACAAAAGATACTGCAGGCCCGGCTATAAACCCGCTCATCAAAGTTGTGAATACGATATCCATTCTATTTATAGTCATAATGGTTGCACACTATCTGCTTCACATATAAACTTTCACTACTTTTTTATTTTTTTTATTTTAAAATTTAATAATTTACTTGTTTTGCTAGTGATCTAAATTCTTTATCACCCTTAAAATTTGTCTTGATTTAAATATTGTTAAGTTTGAGAAAAGCAGCAATTCTCCGATCTTCAGAGAGGCGATACACAGACTTCCGTCAATAGAAAAAGATCTAATATGAAGGATATAAAGATAATAACAGACATAACTAATCAGCAAAGTGCGCATATTGAAATTGCAACATCCTGCTAGTATGAAATATATCCGTACTGACAGAGATCGGTCTTTGAAGCAGGAAGCTTCGATGCTTTAGCTGAGGAGTAGCTCAAATATGTGGTTGAACAGTCATGCTTGATATTTAAGAACCAGATCACTTTCAAAGTTATACAAAAGCATCTCATTAAATAACATACTTATTTTTTCTTTTTAGGTATCAAAAATACAATAAGTGAAGAGATTATGGCAATCGCTCCAATTACTATAAACCCGAATCTACTGCCATACTGATCTGATAGAAATCCCAAGAAAAATGTGCCAATTCCAGCTCCTATTCCACCGCCAAGCCCGAATATAAGCGCTGACATTTCTGCCAGTGACGAGACATCTGAGAGATCTCCCACAATGCTCATTATGAGCGGAAAACCAGTCAATCCCACAAAATAGGTAATTATCAATGTAATCGTTATGGGAACGATGCCGGTTTCATAAACCATTGCTATCACAGATACTCCAAAAATTGCTGCAGTAGAAAAGATCATCAGTCTTCTTCCAAACCGGTCAGAGAAATAACCAAGTAGGGGCTGTCCGAAAATCGCAGAAGCATAGGCAATCATTATTATTATTCCTACAAGAACCTCATTGTATTTCAAGCTCTTGGTAAAGTAAGTAGGAATCATTACCACTCCGCCATTAAGTGCAATCGACCTTAAAATTATCACGATCAACAAGATAAGGATAGGAGTACTATATCTCATTTTACCTTTCACTTTTTTCTCTACAAAAAATATATCTTTTCTTAAATCATAAAGAAG contains:
- a CDS encoding sodium-translocating pyrophosphatase encodes the protein MVTEIQLWEIFILVASLIGLLYAAVQSILLLRIPVEDKKAQEISNAIKEGSEAYMKRQYTTVFIFAAILAILIFIAYYFQAGTNEAWKVALGFVVGATGSAVAGLIGMNISVRTNVRTAIRAKQGLNPALKIAFRGGSVTGLSVVSLSLLGLIVFYIWYGSPLLMVGYIFGASLISLFARVGGGIFTKGADVGADLIGKVEVGIPEDDPRNPAVIADNVGDNVGDCAGMGADLFETYVVTAVSSMLLAFLISGTYGGINMKSNGVLFPLAVGGVAILATIIGTFFIKKGENQRIMIALYKGLIVTVIISAIGFYFIDYTLMNSNIAIFVDTLIGIIIMLIMVYVSEYYTSERFKPVAKIAKASTTGAGTNIITGLGNGLQATFIPAIVIVAGIIISYSITYMSFGNSSAMGLYGIAVATASLLSGTGMIISIDSYGPITDNAGGIAEMAGFDEKTRNEVTDPLDAVGNTTKAVTKGYAIGSAALGALILFAAFKTIVANYGITSFEIDNPLVVSGLLIGAILPFLFTSFLMNAVGEAASAIVVEVRRQFKEKKGILEGTEKPDYGKAVDIVTKEALHQLIVPAIIAVLSPIFVGFILGPLALGGMLLGVILSGFPLAIMMTVGGGAWDNAKKYIEKGNYGGKGSDAHKAAVVGDTVGDATKDTAGPAINPLIKVVNTISILFIVIMVAHYLLHI
- a CDS encoding MFS transporter, producing the protein MKDSTDDAPPIFTKVSNAFKNNWILFDTSLAHFLNDGLSFFPAYLAAIIASNYNYSYLQVAFIIIAYQFMGALISPFVGAYIDSVKKKGVLMALGLIFFAVSYLLIVAPYPKDIAIYGFIIAMAVVGIFSTFYHPIGSMILNLKYKNRAGTVLGINGIGGSLGRTLAPGIFLAYMLFTKDYKTALILMMISFAAVGAYLLYDLRKDIFFVEKKVKGKMRYSTPILILLIVIILRSIALNGGVVMIPTYFTKSLKYNEVLVGIIIMIAYASAIFGQPLLGYFSDRFGRRLMIFSTAAIFGVSVIAMVYETGIVPITITLIITYFVGLTGFPLIMSIVGDLSDVSSLAEMSALIFGLGGGIGAGIGTFFLGFLSDQYGSRFGFIVIGAIAIISSLIVFLIPKKKK